A single Syngnathoides biaculeatus isolate LvHL_M chromosome 18, ASM1980259v1, whole genome shotgun sequence DNA region contains:
- the si:ch211-283g2.1 gene encoding sodium- and chloride-dependent GABA transporter ine encodes MEFGPRRASASTLAPDMDKQGSRPTWGRQIEFTLAGIGSAVGLGNIWRFPYLCFRSGGGAFLVPYLLMLVVLGIPLLHMELTVGQYTKRGPVHALAQFCPLLKGVGIASVAISFIMCTYYNVVITWALYYLFNSFQEPLPWESCNNTWNTANCTDHATNGSYSSMASKEFFKYKMLQQTVGVEEVGVIRWELFLILVLAWILIYLCIFKGTKSTGKVVYFTALLPYVILIALLINNVQLPGAMQGINFFIVPVWEKLLSVEVWVNAAAQIFNSIGIGFGSLMAMASYNSFNNNIIKDTLTIAIVNSLTSILSGFVIFSAFGYMSHLQGVQVPQLAVDGPALVYVIYPQAFAGMPLPQLWAVLFFCMLLFLGIDSEFAMVEVMVTSLLDQSNQYLLKFFKRKELLVLAVCGIACLLGIPNVTQAGIYVFQLMDHYTAIVSIMFLAFFEVIGICWLYGVGRLSDNLEEMTGKRPNIFFRLCWQIVAPFLVTVILIFSIIQFKPARYESYVFPPWAQGLGWVIAMASIIWIPLATVHTLWLLPGSFVQKLKLSITPNALNEMSKMPYYERGGSAQYPPAVAVISTTINLQDKLPN; translated from the exons ATGGAGTTTGGGCCCAGAAGAGCGAGCGCTTCGACACTGGCACCAGACATGGACAAGCAAGGGAGCAGACCGACGTGGGGCAGGCAGATCGAGTTCACCCTGGCGGGCATCGGCTCGGCCGTGGGTCTGGGCAACATTTGGAGGTTCCCTTACCTTTGCTTCAGGAGTGGAGGAG GTGCATTTCTGGTTCCATACCTTCTTATGCTGGTCGTGCTGGGGATCCCTTTGCTCCATATGGAGTTGACTGTTGGACAATACACAAAAAGAGGGCCTGTCCATGCGCTTGCTCAATTCTGCCCACTTTTAAAAG GTGTCGGAATAGCATCGGTGGCCATTTCCTTCATCATGTGCACATATTACAATGTGGTCATTACTTGGGCCCTCTACTACCTGTTCAATTCGTTCCAAGAGCCGTTGCCATGGGAAAGTTGCAACAACACGTGGAACACAGCGAACTGTACTGATCACGCCACAAACGGCAGCTACTCTTCTATGGCCAGCAAGGAGTTCTTCAA ATATAAGATGCTGCAGCAAACGGTGGGCGTGGAGGAGGTGGGAGTGATACGCTGGGAGCTTTTCCTTATTCTTGTGCTGGCTTGGATCCTCATCTACCTTTGCATCTTCAAGGGGACCAAATCAACGGGCAAA GTGGTGTACTTCACAGCGCTGCTCCCGTACGTCATCCTCATTGCGCTGTTGATCAACAACGTGCAGCTTCCAGGAGCCATGCAGGGTATCAACTTCTTCATTGTGCCTGTTTGGGAAAAGCTGCTTTCAGTGGAg GTTTGGGTGAACGCAGCAGCCCAGATCTTCAACTCCATTGGAATAGGGTTCGGATCTCTCATGGCCATGGCCAGCTACAATTCgttcaacaacaacattatTAA GGACACACTGACGATAGCCATCGTCAATTCCCTCACGAGTATTCTGTCAGGCTTCGTCATATTCTCCGCTTTCGGATACATGTCCCACCTGCAGGGCGTTCAGGTGCCCCAGTTGGCTGTGGATG GTCCAGCACTCGTGTATGTTATTTACCCACAAGCCTTTGCCGGTATGCCGTTGCCTCAGCTGTGGGCTGTGTTGTTCTTCTGCATGCTGCTTTTTCTCGGAATCGACAGTGAG tttgCCATGGTTGAAGTGATGGTGACCAGTCTGTTGGATCAGTCCAATCAGTATCTGCTGAAATTCTTCAAGCGGAAAGAGCTGTTAGTTCTTGCAGTTTGCGGAATCGCGTGTCTTCTCGGAATTCCAAATGTGACACAG GCAGGGATTTATGTTTTCCAGCTGATGGATCATTACACTGCCATCGTGTCAATCATGTTCCTCGCTTTCTTTGAGGTCATCGGCATTTGCTGGCTTTACG GTGTCGGTCGCTTATCTGACAACTTGGAAGAGATGACGGGGAAAAGGCCAAACATATTCTTCAGGCTGTGTTGGCAAATCGTTGCTCCTTTTCTCGTCACT GTCATCCTCATTTTTTCCATCATCCAATTCAAACCGGCTCGCTACGAAAGCTACGTCTTCCCCCCCTGGGCGCAAGGGCTGGGCTGGGTCATTGCAATGGCTTCCATCATTTGGATTCCTCTGGCCACCGTTCACACGCTGTGGCTGCTCCCCGGCTCTTTTGTGCAG AAACTAAAGCTGTCCATCACACCGAACGCCCTGAATGAGATGTCCAAAATGCCATACTATGAAAGGGGAGGAAGTGCTCAATACCCACCAGCCGTGGCAGTCATCAGCACAACCATCAATCTACAAGACAAACTACCGAATTAG